The Podospora pseudocomata strain CBS 415.72m chromosome 1 map unlocalized CBS415.72m_1, whole genome shotgun sequence genome has a segment encoding these proteins:
- a CDS encoding uncharacterized protein (EggNog:ENOG50KOG1205; COG:I; COG:Q): MSTAADKTIILITGANSGIGLETIIALSKSSPSYHLLLGSRSFQKGQAALSKIQADHGPALLSPITPIEVDVTSTSTIEATKTYLESTFSRLNILIQNAGIIVHRPCTTLENLRLTFETNVFGPRVLTETLVPLLQKSTNPRVIYVSSEQGSITLRSDPEYPWRDVPGTEYRMSKAALNMLAACDRYGFRSWGGKVTSFNPGWCVTNLTGEEGRVMRERGGARSAEDPARALVEVVNGKRDKEAREESGILYLDGGVRPWSSKIRGGCLRAVVV; encoded by the coding sequence GCGCCAACAGCGGCATCGGCCTCGAAaccatcatcgccctctccaaatcctccccctcctaccatctcctcctcggctcccGCTCCTTCCAAAAGGGGCAAGCCGCCTTGTCCAAAATTCAAGCCGACCACGgccccgccctcctctcccccatcacccccatcgAGGTGGACgtcacctccacctcaaccatCGAAGCCACCAAAACCTACCTGGAGTCCACCTTCTCCCGCCTCAACATCTTGATCCAAAACGCCGGCATAATCGTCCACCGTCCCTGCACCACCCTCGAGAACCTCCGCCTCACCTTCGAGACCAACGTCTTCGGCCCCCGCGTCCTCACCGAGACCCTCGTCCCCCTTTTGCAGAAGTCCACGAACCCGAGGGTGATTTATGTGTCGTCCGAACAAGGGAGTATTACACTCAGATCGGACCCAGAGTACCCCTGGCGTGACGTCCCGGGCACGGAGTACAGGATGAGCAAAGCGGCCTTGAATATGCTGGCCGCGTGTGATAGGTATGGTTTTAGAAGTTGGGGGGGAAAGGTGACGAGTTTTAATCCGGGGTGGTGTGTGACGAAtttgacgggggaggaggggagagttatgagggaaagggggggcgCGAGGAGTGCTGAGGATCCGGCGAGGGcattggtggaggtggtgaatgGGAAGAGGGATAAAGAGGCACGGGAGGAGAGTGGGATTTTGTatttggatgggggggttagGCCTTGGTCATCAAAAATTAGAGGTGGGTGTTTACGCGCTGTGGTTgtttga
- a CDS encoding uncharacterized protein (EggNog:ENOG50KOG0504; COG:I), producing the protein MASHEEALIRRPDFKISASIPSPLTVPIPCHHIRLGDILILGGRPCQVIRISTSAANGQHRYLGVDLFTKQLHEESSFVSNPAPSVVVQTMLGPVFKQYRVLDMQDGAIVALTETGDVKQNLPVIDQSSLWNRLQKAFESGRGSVRVLVVTDHGREMAVDMKVVHTSRLFGSRTTHDEHQKKPDVHEASRNGDSSLLRDILRDAPESITLLDTNKRTALFKAIEGRQRESAEILIDAGIDINALDENNISALEFALFNKDSTSQSMALLLLKGGASPVSNLESNGLALLSASAKGDMDTVNRLLANGTSINGQDRLGYTALHEAACFGNLEVAKKLIECGADVNAKTTLGGNTVLHVTIATSSDQQHRLFYEEESGRQKPPQLCSGHVDVVKLLLQYGAVPGLKRLDGLTVQGLLAQQLSALSADDQAQVFLQKILIVVNNPPSAESRTIVEKTYVPPTIPDAAWEVLSHGPTTQCP; encoded by the coding sequence ATGGCTTCTCATGAGGAAGCACTCATTCGTCGGCCTGATTTTAAGATTTCTGCTAGCATCCCAAGCCCTCTCACGGTTCCAATTCCTTGTCATCACATCCGTCTTGGCGATATTCTTATTCTTGGAGGCCGTCCGTGCCAGGTCATCCGCATCAGCACCTCTGCTGCCAACGGCCAGCACCGCTACCTCGGTGTTGACCTCTTCACCAAGCAGCTCCATGAGGAGTCCAGCTTcgtctccaaccccgcccccaGCGTCGTTGTCCAGACCATGCTCGGCCCCGTCTTCAAGCAGTACCGCGTCCTTGACATGCAGGATGGCGCCATCGTCGCCCTGACCGAGACCGGTGATGTCAAGCAGAACCTCCCCGTCATTGACCAGTCTTCGCTCTGGAACCGCCTCCAGAAGGCTTTCGAGTCTGGCCGTGGTTCCGTCCGGGTCCTCGTTGTTACTGATCACGGTCGCGAGATGGCTGTTGATATGAAGGTTGTCCATACGAGTAGATTGTTTGGGAGCCGTACGACTCACGATGAGCATCAGAAGAAGCCTGATGTGCACGAAGCTTCCAGGAACGGCGATTCTTCTCTACTTCGAGATATCCTGAGGGATGCGCCAGAGAGCATCACACTTTTAGACACAAACAAGAGGACAGCGCTTTTTAAGGCGATTGAAGGCCGACAGAGAGAATCAGCAGAGATTCTGATCGACGCCGGCATTGACATCAACGCCTTAGATGAAAACAACATTTCCGCATTGGAATTTGCCCTTTTTAACAAAGACTCGACTTCCCAATCAATGGCCCTTCTGCTTCTGAAAGGCGGTGCATCGCCTGTCTCGAACCTCGAGAGCAATGGCCTGGCGCTTCTTTCAGCTTCAGCCAAGGGAGATATGGATACTGTGAACCGTCTCTTGGCGAATGGCACCAGTATTAATGGCCAGGATCGACTGGGATATACAGCTTTGCACGAGGCGGCTTGCTTTGGGAACCTTGAAGTGGCAAAGAAGCTCATTGAGTGTGGAGCTGACGTGAATGCCAAAACTACACTGGGTGGGAACACTGTGCTTCACGTCACCATTGCTACGTCTTCAGACCAACAACATCGGCTGTTCTACGAAGAGGAGTCAGGCAGACAGAAGCCTCCACAGCTGTGTTCGGgccatgttgatgttgtgaaGCTACTGCTGCAATATGGCGCAGTTCCGGGGCTGAAGAGATTGGATGGTCTTACCGTTCAGGGTTTGTTGGCGCAGCAGCTTTCAGCATTATCTGCGGATGACCAGGCGCAGGTGTTTCTGCAAAAGATTTTAATCGtcgtcaacaacccaccatcAGCCGAATCGAGAACGATAGTGGAAAAGACCTATGTACCCCCAACTATACCGGACGCCGCATGGGAGGTGttgtcacacgggcccacgactcagtgcccctag